The following are encoded together in the Silurus meridionalis isolate SWU-2019-XX chromosome 2, ASM1480568v1, whole genome shotgun sequence genome:
- the syt14a gene encoding synaptotagmin-14 isoform X4, with protein sequence MAIDGGERSCGVHELICIRKVSPEALGFLSAVVVFVFLMILVFLFLNNKLSIENVAPQPLDHYRKSKELSDKGYGEADFQAWSSDSDDEVMGQYQEAMTRSRGLRGRCTGAGGFSWETQHKYCPLSAEYDGYSSEASAEDVNCIQRMRLTPPLDELQPPPYQDEDGSTSDLADTKSEAHDRESFSHTKGLDEDVPSDSTAVLSPEDLSVRGSSSPLLKLYSPDSPFSPFGTLHVLFDYDLHQRCLSVTITAVTDLPSPRRSPGITWQLHLVLLPAKKQRTKTAVVRGRSLSETFRFSHVQSESIGNYGVRFRLYSISKIKKEKKMLGEKVFYLTKLNLQGKMAVPLPLEPCCSATASESQTSVSGASCSETVSTFQSTGQRSSPEILLGLVYNATTGRLAVEVIKGCHFKNVATNKPPNGLFCCLKHLIGGQVYIIRDTYVKLTLLNSMGQEMSKCKTSLCRGQPNPTYRETFVFQVALFQLSDVTLILSVYNKRSIKRKEMIGWISLGLNSSGEDELTHWTQMKESKGQQVCRWHSLLES encoded by the exons gtggggaACGGAGCTGTGGAGTACATGAACTCATCTGCATCAGAAAAG TGTCTCCTGAAGCTCTGGGTTTCCTCTCCGCCGTCGTCGTTTTCGTTTTTCTTATGATtctagtttttttgtttctcaataACAAACTGTCCATTGAAAATGTGGCTCCTCAGCCACTGGACCACTACAGGAAGAGCAAAGAGCTGtcag ATAAAGGCTATGGAGAGGCAGATTTTCAGGCCTGGTCATCAGACAgtgatgatgaggtgatggGGCAGTATCAGGAGGCCATGACTCGCTCGCGGGGTCTCCGGGGCCGGTGCACAGGGGCCGGAGGCTTTAGCTGGGAGACACAGCACAAGTACTGCCCCCTGTCTGCCGAGTACGACGGCTACAGCAGTGAAGCTTCTGCTGAGGACG tGAACTGTATTCAGAGGATGAGGTTGACTCCGCCCCTTGACGAGCTCCAGCCACCGCCCTATCAGGACGAAGACGGCTCGACCTCTGACCTCGCCGACACTAAGAGCGAAGCGCACGACCGCGAGAGCTTCAGCCACACCAAGGGCCTGGATGAGGACGTCCCGAGTGACAGTACCGCCGTGCTCAGccctgag GATCTGTCTGTCCGTggttcctcctctcctctcctaaAGCTTTACTCTCCAGATTCGCCCTTTTCTCCATTTGGGACGCTGCACGTCCTCTTTGATTACGATTTGCACCAGCGCTGCCTCTCGGTCACCATCACCGCAGTGACAGACCTCCCGTCACCACGGCGATCACCCGGCATCACCTGGCAGCTCCACCTGGTGCTGCTTCCAGCCAAAAAGCAGCGCACCAAGACGGCGGTGGTCAGGGGGCGGAGCCTCAGCGAGACCTTCCGTTTCAGCCACGTGCAGTCTGAGAGCATCGGGAACTACGGCGTGCGGTTTCGTCTCTACAGCATCAGCAAGAtcaagaaggagaagaagatgcTGGGAGAGAAAGTGTTCTACCTCACCAAACTCAACCTGCAGGGCAAAATGGCTGTCCCTCTGCCTCTGGAACCCTGCTGCAGCGCCACC GCCAGCGAGTCTCAGACGAGTGTGTCTGGCGCATCATGTAGTGAGACAGTGTCTACGTTCCAGTCCACAGGTCAAAGGTCATCGCCTGAGATACTGCTAGGGCTTGTTTACAACGCCACCACGGGTCGGCTTGCTGTTGAGGTCATTAAGGGGTGTCACTTTAAAAATGTGGCTACCAACAAACCTCCca ATGGACTGTTCTGTTGTCTAAAGCACTTAATAGGTGGGCAAGTTTATATAATCCGAG ACACCTATGTGAAGCTGACCCTGCTGAACTCTATGGGGCAGGAAATGTCTAAGTGTAAGACGTCCCTGTGCCGTGGCCAGCCGAACCCCACCTACAGGGAGACCTTCGTTTTCCAGGTGGCGCTGTTTCAACTGTCAGATGTCACGCTCATCCTCTCCGTCTACAACAAGCGCAGCATCAAGCGCAAGGAGATGATCGGTTGGATCTCTTTGGGCCTGAACAGCTCAGGCGAGGACGAGCTCACACACTGGACTCAGATGAAGGAGTCTAAAGGACAGCAGGTGTGTCGATGGCACAGTCTGCTCGAGTCTTAG
- the syt14a gene encoding synaptotagmin-14 isoform X1 — translation MRIQENKGVGNLSRIKVWHLGSTRGGERSCGVHELICIRKVSPEALGFLSAVVVFVFLMILVFLFLNNKLSIENVAPQPLDHYRKSKELSDKGYGEADFQAWSSDSDDEVMGQYQEAMTRSRGLRGRCTGAGGFSWETQHKYCPLSAEYDGYSSEASAEDVNCIQRMRLTPPLDELQPPPYQDEDGSTSDLADTKSEAHDRESFSHTKGLDEDVPSDSTAVLSPEDLSVRGSSSPLLKLYSPDSPFSPFGTLHVLFDYDLHQRCLSVTITAVTDLPSPRRSPGITWQLHLVLLPAKKQRTKTAVVRGRSLSETFRFSHVQSESIGNYGVRFRLYSISKIKKEKKMLGEKVFYLTKLNLQGKMAVPLPLEPCCSATASESQTSVSGASCSETVSTFQSTGQRSSPEILLGLVYNATTGRLAVEVIKGCHFKNVATNKPPNGLFCCLKHLIGGQVYIIRDTYVKLTLLNSMGQEMSKCKTSLCRGQPNPTYRETFVFQVALFQLSDVTLILSVYNKRSIKRKEMIGWISLGLNSSGEDELTHWTQMKESKGQQVCRWHSLLES, via the exons gtggggaACGGAGCTGTGGAGTACATGAACTCATCTGCATCAGAAAAG TGTCTCCTGAAGCTCTGGGTTTCCTCTCCGCCGTCGTCGTTTTCGTTTTTCTTATGATtctagtttttttgtttctcaataACAAACTGTCCATTGAAAATGTGGCTCCTCAGCCACTGGACCACTACAGGAAGAGCAAAGAGCTGtcag ATAAAGGCTATGGAGAGGCAGATTTTCAGGCCTGGTCATCAGACAgtgatgatgaggtgatggGGCAGTATCAGGAGGCCATGACTCGCTCGCGGGGTCTCCGGGGCCGGTGCACAGGGGCCGGAGGCTTTAGCTGGGAGACACAGCACAAGTACTGCCCCCTGTCTGCCGAGTACGACGGCTACAGCAGTGAAGCTTCTGCTGAGGACG tGAACTGTATTCAGAGGATGAGGTTGACTCCGCCCCTTGACGAGCTCCAGCCACCGCCCTATCAGGACGAAGACGGCTCGACCTCTGACCTCGCCGACACTAAGAGCGAAGCGCACGACCGCGAGAGCTTCAGCCACACCAAGGGCCTGGATGAGGACGTCCCGAGTGACAGTACCGCCGTGCTCAGccctgag GATCTGTCTGTCCGTggttcctcctctcctctcctaaAGCTTTACTCTCCAGATTCGCCCTTTTCTCCATTTGGGACGCTGCACGTCCTCTTTGATTACGATTTGCACCAGCGCTGCCTCTCGGTCACCATCACCGCAGTGACAGACCTCCCGTCACCACGGCGATCACCCGGCATCACCTGGCAGCTCCACCTGGTGCTGCTTCCAGCCAAAAAGCAGCGCACCAAGACGGCGGTGGTCAGGGGGCGGAGCCTCAGCGAGACCTTCCGTTTCAGCCACGTGCAGTCTGAGAGCATCGGGAACTACGGCGTGCGGTTTCGTCTCTACAGCATCAGCAAGAtcaagaaggagaagaagatgcTGGGAGAGAAAGTGTTCTACCTCACCAAACTCAACCTGCAGGGCAAAATGGCTGTCCCTCTGCCTCTGGAACCCTGCTGCAGCGCCACC GCCAGCGAGTCTCAGACGAGTGTGTCTGGCGCATCATGTAGTGAGACAGTGTCTACGTTCCAGTCCACAGGTCAAAGGTCATCGCCTGAGATACTGCTAGGGCTTGTTTACAACGCCACCACGGGTCGGCTTGCTGTTGAGGTCATTAAGGGGTGTCACTTTAAAAATGTGGCTACCAACAAACCTCCca ATGGACTGTTCTGTTGTCTAAAGCACTTAATAGGTGGGCAAGTTTATATAATCCGAG ACACCTATGTGAAGCTGACCCTGCTGAACTCTATGGGGCAGGAAATGTCTAAGTGTAAGACGTCCCTGTGCCGTGGCCAGCCGAACCCCACCTACAGGGAGACCTTCGTTTTCCAGGTGGCGCTGTTTCAACTGTCAGATGTCACGCTCATCCTCTCCGTCTACAACAAGCGCAGCATCAAGCGCAAGGAGATGATCGGTTGGATCTCTTTGGGCCTGAACAGCTCAGGCGAGGACGAGCTCACACACTGGACTCAGATGAAGGAGTCTAAAGGACAGCAGGTGTGTCGATGGCACAGTCTGCTCGAGTCTTAG
- the syt14a gene encoding synaptotagmin-14 isoform X2 yields MRIQENKGVGNLSRIKVWHLGSTRGGERSCGVHELICIRKVSPEALGFLSAVVVFVFLMILVFLFLNNKLSIENVAPQPLDHYRKSKELSDKGYGEADFQAWSSDSDDEVMGQYQEAMTRSRGLRGRCTGAGGFSWETQHKYCPLSAEYDGYSSEASAEDVNCIQRMRLTPPLDELQPPPYQDEDGSTSDLADTKSEAHDRESFSHTKGLDEDVPSDSTAVLSPELYSPDSPFSPFGTLHVLFDYDLHQRCLSVTITAVTDLPSPRRSPGITWQLHLVLLPAKKQRTKTAVVRGRSLSETFRFSHVQSESIGNYGVRFRLYSISKIKKEKKMLGEKVFYLTKLNLQGKMAVPLPLEPCCSATASESQTSVSGASCSETVSTFQSTGQRSSPEILLGLVYNATTGRLAVEVIKGCHFKNVATNKPPNGLFCCLKHLIGGQVYIIRDTYVKLTLLNSMGQEMSKCKTSLCRGQPNPTYRETFVFQVALFQLSDVTLILSVYNKRSIKRKEMIGWISLGLNSSGEDELTHWTQMKESKGQQVCRWHSLLES; encoded by the exons gtggggaACGGAGCTGTGGAGTACATGAACTCATCTGCATCAGAAAAG TGTCTCCTGAAGCTCTGGGTTTCCTCTCCGCCGTCGTCGTTTTCGTTTTTCTTATGATtctagtttttttgtttctcaataACAAACTGTCCATTGAAAATGTGGCTCCTCAGCCACTGGACCACTACAGGAAGAGCAAAGAGCTGtcag ATAAAGGCTATGGAGAGGCAGATTTTCAGGCCTGGTCATCAGACAgtgatgatgaggtgatggGGCAGTATCAGGAGGCCATGACTCGCTCGCGGGGTCTCCGGGGCCGGTGCACAGGGGCCGGAGGCTTTAGCTGGGAGACACAGCACAAGTACTGCCCCCTGTCTGCCGAGTACGACGGCTACAGCAGTGAAGCTTCTGCTGAGGACG tGAACTGTATTCAGAGGATGAGGTTGACTCCGCCCCTTGACGAGCTCCAGCCACCGCCCTATCAGGACGAAGACGGCTCGACCTCTGACCTCGCCGACACTAAGAGCGAAGCGCACGACCGCGAGAGCTTCAGCCACACCAAGGGCCTGGATGAGGACGTCCCGAGTGACAGTACCGCCGTGCTCAGccctgag CTTTACTCTCCAGATTCGCCCTTTTCTCCATTTGGGACGCTGCACGTCCTCTTTGATTACGATTTGCACCAGCGCTGCCTCTCGGTCACCATCACCGCAGTGACAGACCTCCCGTCACCACGGCGATCACCCGGCATCACCTGGCAGCTCCACCTGGTGCTGCTTCCAGCCAAAAAGCAGCGCACCAAGACGGCGGTGGTCAGGGGGCGGAGCCTCAGCGAGACCTTCCGTTTCAGCCACGTGCAGTCTGAGAGCATCGGGAACTACGGCGTGCGGTTTCGTCTCTACAGCATCAGCAAGAtcaagaaggagaagaagatgcTGGGAGAGAAAGTGTTCTACCTCACCAAACTCAACCTGCAGGGCAAAATGGCTGTCCCTCTGCCTCTGGAACCCTGCTGCAGCGCCACC GCCAGCGAGTCTCAGACGAGTGTGTCTGGCGCATCATGTAGTGAGACAGTGTCTACGTTCCAGTCCACAGGTCAAAGGTCATCGCCTGAGATACTGCTAGGGCTTGTTTACAACGCCACCACGGGTCGGCTTGCTGTTGAGGTCATTAAGGGGTGTCACTTTAAAAATGTGGCTACCAACAAACCTCCca ATGGACTGTTCTGTTGTCTAAAGCACTTAATAGGTGGGCAAGTTTATATAATCCGAG ACACCTATGTGAAGCTGACCCTGCTGAACTCTATGGGGCAGGAAATGTCTAAGTGTAAGACGTCCCTGTGCCGTGGCCAGCCGAACCCCACCTACAGGGAGACCTTCGTTTTCCAGGTGGCGCTGTTTCAACTGTCAGATGTCACGCTCATCCTCTCCGTCTACAACAAGCGCAGCATCAAGCGCAAGGAGATGATCGGTTGGATCTCTTTGGGCCTGAACAGCTCAGGCGAGGACGAGCTCACACACTGGACTCAGATGAAGGAGTCTAAAGGACAGCAGGTGTGTCGATGGCACAGTCTGCTCGAGTCTTAG
- the syt14a gene encoding synaptotagmin-14 isoform X3 has product MRIQENKGVGNLSRIKVWHLGSTRGGERSCGVHELICIRKVSPEALGFLSAVVVFVFLMILVFLFLNNKLSIENVAPQPLDHYRKSKELSDKGYGEADFQAWSSDSDDEVMGQYQEAMTRSRGLRGRCTGAGGFSWETQHKYCPLSAEYDGYSSEASAEDVNCIQRMRLTPPLDELQPPPYQDEDGSTSDLADTKSEAHDRESFSHTKGLDEDVPSDSTAVLSPEDLSVRGSSSPLLKLYSPDSPFSPFGTLHVLFDYDLHQRCLSVTITAVTDLPSPRRSPGITWQLHLVLLPAKKQRTKTAVVRGRSLSETFRFSHVQSESIGNYGVRFRLYSISKIKKEKKMLGEKVFYLTKLNLQGKMAVPLPLEPCCSATASESQTSVSGASCSETVSTFQSTGQRSSPEILLGLVYNATTGRLAVEVIKGCHFKNVATNKPPNTYVKLTLLNSMGQEMSKCKTSLCRGQPNPTYRETFVFQVALFQLSDVTLILSVYNKRSIKRKEMIGWISLGLNSSGEDELTHWTQMKESKGQQVCRWHSLLES; this is encoded by the exons gtggggaACGGAGCTGTGGAGTACATGAACTCATCTGCATCAGAAAAG TGTCTCCTGAAGCTCTGGGTTTCCTCTCCGCCGTCGTCGTTTTCGTTTTTCTTATGATtctagtttttttgtttctcaataACAAACTGTCCATTGAAAATGTGGCTCCTCAGCCACTGGACCACTACAGGAAGAGCAAAGAGCTGtcag ATAAAGGCTATGGAGAGGCAGATTTTCAGGCCTGGTCATCAGACAgtgatgatgaggtgatggGGCAGTATCAGGAGGCCATGACTCGCTCGCGGGGTCTCCGGGGCCGGTGCACAGGGGCCGGAGGCTTTAGCTGGGAGACACAGCACAAGTACTGCCCCCTGTCTGCCGAGTACGACGGCTACAGCAGTGAAGCTTCTGCTGAGGACG tGAACTGTATTCAGAGGATGAGGTTGACTCCGCCCCTTGACGAGCTCCAGCCACCGCCCTATCAGGACGAAGACGGCTCGACCTCTGACCTCGCCGACACTAAGAGCGAAGCGCACGACCGCGAGAGCTTCAGCCACACCAAGGGCCTGGATGAGGACGTCCCGAGTGACAGTACCGCCGTGCTCAGccctgag GATCTGTCTGTCCGTggttcctcctctcctctcctaaAGCTTTACTCTCCAGATTCGCCCTTTTCTCCATTTGGGACGCTGCACGTCCTCTTTGATTACGATTTGCACCAGCGCTGCCTCTCGGTCACCATCACCGCAGTGACAGACCTCCCGTCACCACGGCGATCACCCGGCATCACCTGGCAGCTCCACCTGGTGCTGCTTCCAGCCAAAAAGCAGCGCACCAAGACGGCGGTGGTCAGGGGGCGGAGCCTCAGCGAGACCTTCCGTTTCAGCCACGTGCAGTCTGAGAGCATCGGGAACTACGGCGTGCGGTTTCGTCTCTACAGCATCAGCAAGAtcaagaaggagaagaagatgcTGGGAGAGAAAGTGTTCTACCTCACCAAACTCAACCTGCAGGGCAAAATGGCTGTCCCTCTGCCTCTGGAACCCTGCTGCAGCGCCACC GCCAGCGAGTCTCAGACGAGTGTGTCTGGCGCATCATGTAGTGAGACAGTGTCTACGTTCCAGTCCACAGGTCAAAGGTCATCGCCTGAGATACTGCTAGGGCTTGTTTACAACGCCACCACGGGTCGGCTTGCTGTTGAGGTCATTAAGGGGTGTCACTTTAAAAATGTGGCTACCAACAAACCTCCca ACACCTATGTGAAGCTGACCCTGCTGAACTCTATGGGGCAGGAAATGTCTAAGTGTAAGACGTCCCTGTGCCGTGGCCAGCCGAACCCCACCTACAGGGAGACCTTCGTTTTCCAGGTGGCGCTGTTTCAACTGTCAGATGTCACGCTCATCCTCTCCGTCTACAACAAGCGCAGCATCAAGCGCAAGGAGATGATCGGTTGGATCTCTTTGGGCCTGAACAGCTCAGGCGAGGACGAGCTCACACACTGGACTCAGATGAAGGAGTCTAAAGGACAGCAGGTGTGTCGATGGCACAGTCTGCTCGAGTCTTAG
- the syt14a gene encoding synaptotagmin-14 isoform X5 has translation MAIDGGERSCGVHELICIRKVSPEALGFLSAVVVFVFLMILVFLFLNNKLSIENVAPQPLDHYRKSKELSDKGYGEADFQAWSSDSDDEVMGQYQEAMTRSRGLRGRCTGAGGFSWETQHKYCPLSAEYDGYSSEASAEDVNCIQRMRLTPPLDELQPPPYQDEDGSTSDLADTKSEAHDRESFSHTKGLDEDVPSDSTAVLSPEDLSVRGSSSPLLKLYSPDSPFSPFGTLHVLFDYDLHQRCLSVTITAVTDLPSPRRSPGITWQLHLVLLPAKKQRTKTAVVRGRSLSETFRFSHVQSESIGNYGVRFRLYSISKIKKEKKMLGEKVFYLTKLNLQGKMAVPLPLEPCCSATASESQTSVSGASCSETVSTFQSTGQRSSPEILLGLVYNATTGRLAVEVIKGCHFKNVATNKPPNTYVKLTLLNSMGQEMSKCKTSLCRGQPNPTYRETFVFQVALFQLSDVTLILSVYNKRSIKRKEMIGWISLGLNSSGEDELTHWTQMKESKGQQVCRWHSLLES, from the exons gtggggaACGGAGCTGTGGAGTACATGAACTCATCTGCATCAGAAAAG TGTCTCCTGAAGCTCTGGGTTTCCTCTCCGCCGTCGTCGTTTTCGTTTTTCTTATGATtctagtttttttgtttctcaataACAAACTGTCCATTGAAAATGTGGCTCCTCAGCCACTGGACCACTACAGGAAGAGCAAAGAGCTGtcag ATAAAGGCTATGGAGAGGCAGATTTTCAGGCCTGGTCATCAGACAgtgatgatgaggtgatggGGCAGTATCAGGAGGCCATGACTCGCTCGCGGGGTCTCCGGGGCCGGTGCACAGGGGCCGGAGGCTTTAGCTGGGAGACACAGCACAAGTACTGCCCCCTGTCTGCCGAGTACGACGGCTACAGCAGTGAAGCTTCTGCTGAGGACG tGAACTGTATTCAGAGGATGAGGTTGACTCCGCCCCTTGACGAGCTCCAGCCACCGCCCTATCAGGACGAAGACGGCTCGACCTCTGACCTCGCCGACACTAAGAGCGAAGCGCACGACCGCGAGAGCTTCAGCCACACCAAGGGCCTGGATGAGGACGTCCCGAGTGACAGTACCGCCGTGCTCAGccctgag GATCTGTCTGTCCGTggttcctcctctcctctcctaaAGCTTTACTCTCCAGATTCGCCCTTTTCTCCATTTGGGACGCTGCACGTCCTCTTTGATTACGATTTGCACCAGCGCTGCCTCTCGGTCACCATCACCGCAGTGACAGACCTCCCGTCACCACGGCGATCACCCGGCATCACCTGGCAGCTCCACCTGGTGCTGCTTCCAGCCAAAAAGCAGCGCACCAAGACGGCGGTGGTCAGGGGGCGGAGCCTCAGCGAGACCTTCCGTTTCAGCCACGTGCAGTCTGAGAGCATCGGGAACTACGGCGTGCGGTTTCGTCTCTACAGCATCAGCAAGAtcaagaaggagaagaagatgcTGGGAGAGAAAGTGTTCTACCTCACCAAACTCAACCTGCAGGGCAAAATGGCTGTCCCTCTGCCTCTGGAACCCTGCTGCAGCGCCACC GCCAGCGAGTCTCAGACGAGTGTGTCTGGCGCATCATGTAGTGAGACAGTGTCTACGTTCCAGTCCACAGGTCAAAGGTCATCGCCTGAGATACTGCTAGGGCTTGTTTACAACGCCACCACGGGTCGGCTTGCTGTTGAGGTCATTAAGGGGTGTCACTTTAAAAATGTGGCTACCAACAAACCTCCca ACACCTATGTGAAGCTGACCCTGCTGAACTCTATGGGGCAGGAAATGTCTAAGTGTAAGACGTCCCTGTGCCGTGGCCAGCCGAACCCCACCTACAGGGAGACCTTCGTTTTCCAGGTGGCGCTGTTTCAACTGTCAGATGTCACGCTCATCCTCTCCGTCTACAACAAGCGCAGCATCAAGCGCAAGGAGATGATCGGTTGGATCTCTTTGGGCCTGAACAGCTCAGGCGAGGACGAGCTCACACACTGGACTCAGATGAAGGAGTCTAAAGGACAGCAGGTGTGTCGATGGCACAGTCTGCTCGAGTCTTAG